TTCATGGCCATTACTTTCCGATGGTGATCAGATTACATATCAATTGAACCTATCGATCTATCAGAGGCATAACAAAAGTGACTTGGAGAAAAGATAACCACATTTTCTAACCCAAAACGGGTGTTTAGctaatcacaaaataaaattaaaataattattatatttttgaaatgataCCCAATCATATATGTTTGGTTTGTAAGTTAGTTTAAGTAAGTTTGTTAGTAGCTTTAAGCCTTTAACATTTTCCATTagtcaaataaaaatgaattgtCAAAGAGTCCCGATGATATTTTAGTAGAAATTGATGGAAAATTATAATCTCCCTTCCAAATAATCAATTTCATGATTTATATTAGATATTTATGAATCTAAAAGTATCAAGAGTAATACTAGAAACACAATATTTTCCCGAACTTCTTTTACAATTGTTGATGTAGGCACATATAGCTTGTTGTTATTAGAATAACTTCACTTTTAtctagattctttttttttttttttttttgccctcaCACCGTGTATTCTCAGAGCTTTTAATCAAagactaatcactgttcgtGCCGGATGGGCCCATGAAGAAATAAAACGCTGGTTCAAGAAATTCTTTTCAAGATGCAAGTAGCTGGACTTGAACTGGGGAGCACACCCAGTCGAACCGGGGAGCACACCCAGTCGAACCCCATACAAGCACTTTGAACCGAGAGCCTAACAGgacatataattaaaataaagttgGCATCCTATACCTTTTTTATTTCCACTAAttataaatattactacataacATCTCTCCCCCGGGCTCGAGCTGATAGAGGCCTCATGTTCCCCATGCATCCAGCTAGATTCACCAGGTGGTGAGATCCTATacttattgaaaatttaaaaaatggagGTAAATAAATGTTAACGGATAAAGTGGACCTATCCATTCAATTCTTGGGGAGGCCATGGGACTATGGCCGCAAAATTATCACATTTATTTAAGGAAAACGCTAAGTTCTCACATTTATTCCAAGCCATATACAAGGTACCGTGGAAGCAAGAACTAAGAAGTTCAAATGTGAAAGCTACTGAGATTCAGGCTAATGGTCTATCTAAATCCCTGAACTTATCACATTCTACCTGCCTTATATATAGACCAGGAAGTGTCTCTCTTCCTCACACgctcaaaagaagaagaaacacacCAAAGCAATCATGTCAGGAAAACCTAAGAAGATAGCATTCGGGTATGGTGGGGTAGTGATCACAAGCAGTAGTGAGGGCAACTCAAGCAAAAAAATGTCGAATAAAGCGATCACAAGCAGTGGGGGCAGCTCAAGCAAAAGAGTGTTGAACAAAGCGACCGAATTAAATAGTTCATCGCGTATGATCTTCAAAGACAAGCACACTTCATGTTCAAGTCATTTTGCCAAGCAGCATAAGACAGAAAAGTTTGTGGACAATAATAGTGGAAAGTTGGGGTACAAAGATGAGGCCAAGTACACAGCTGGTCTCAAGTTCAATGACAGGGTACTGGGGAATACCACAGAGTTCGAGATCCAAGTCAAGTTCAAGAAAACTATTTATCCCAACAAGAGTGCCTCAAAGTTCAACAATAAAGAAATTAACTATTACTAGGTTTCCCTTTCTAttccaaatataaataaataaataaactattgCTAGGTTTCCTTATTTACTtggttttttataatttatagtaTAACAGCTCTCTTGCTTTGCTATGTCCTTTAAAGTTTAATGGTTTCTCTCTCATATGGGGATTGGCTTCTGATGGAATTCATTTTTCTCCTTTATTAATGtcaaagttgtaattttttttttttagtgagtaATGTCGAAATTGTTGTATTTTGATGGACCAAATTAGTTATGAATTTGATccgtgcatatatatatatatataattttttagtatgttgatttgataataaagatcTATTATTAAAAGTGAAtgtcatatattaaaaatttcttaaaaaaatattgttacaaGCGGAGGAgggaatttgaaaatttgaaccctCTTTCTACTCATAAATGAACTATTCAATGTCTCAAGAATTGAGAGTCAAGCCCTACGAATTTTGGTTGGAGTTCTCTTTGTCTTGATTCTTGATGCCCAACATCAATTAAGAAACTCAAGTCAGGATGTTTCTTCAGAATTTAAAACCCAACTGCAAAAGAGGAGGAGGTCTATACTCCGTACACCTCAAATCTCTCTCACCTCGTCCCCCAAAGTGAGATTCCATTCATGAAACTCCACCAACTATATCAAGTGATTTCGATCGTATTCTTTCTCCTTACCAAATTTGCTATCGTCTTGGGCACTCTAGGATAAGTTATTATCATCAAATTTGCAATTGTCTTGTGCCACAACTTTTTTCAATCTAATGAGGTAAGTATTAAAGCTAGGaaggttttgaaaattttcacttcaaatttaaaatttggctTCTCACAATGTGGAATCtatattttaaacatttttaattGGCTTCTCACAATGTATTTAGATTATGTTTTCTAAAAGGAGTTTTCAGAAAATTgatagattttgaaaatttatcaaaatttaggAACTTATCTTTATCATAACAATAATGAGGcctataaatttgtcaaaactcTTATATCTCTAAAATTTAGGAACTTATCTTTATCATAAAAATTCTTAGGCTTCAATTTTGAAGCTTATACTTATCATTTCCATCattatccccaaaaagaaattagtttttttttttatgaaagaaaaaaaaaaaaaaaaaagaatctttcGCATGTAATCATTGACCCCACCCACTTGAAGCTGGAAAACTCGTGGAGCACCCTTGGGTGCGTTAGGGCTATCCACATCGTGGTACAGTATTTTTGTGAAGTGCACAACTCGAACCAGGCAACTCTTAGACCCGCAAGTGTTACCTAATCCAAGACTCCTACCAATGCACCGCCCCCAAGAGCAAATTACTTATTGTCTTCATGTCActtctttaaataaatatatattaattttttctcaaaagtaaaaaatggtctcctaaatatttttgttctttcaatatttttgaaatcattttttaaaagtggGATTCAAACAtgtatacataaaaaattataaaatgtgtTTATCACACAAACTGTtttatatatccaaaaaaacaaGTCAACAAGTATTACCCAAAAATTAGTTTTcacattcaatttaaaaaaaaaaaaacaaaacaaaacaaaactaatttCACACTATTttaagaacaaaacaaaaaaattcccataaaaaaaaaaaacaaaacaaaatccaactACAAACAAgccctaaataaaaaaaaatgggctATTAAATGTTATTGGGCGCAAAAAACCCTAACTCATTTGCTTGTCCCTTTCCTTTTCTCCGCCAAATTCTCTCAATTTCAACCGTGTGCCGCAACCCACTTCTACCCTCCTCACAGGGACCCCTGCTTCCTTTCCTATCATTGTTCACGTTGGGCTCTGTAGAGGTCAATCTCTGAAGTTTTTATCTTTCATGAGTCTCATGACCACTTTTatatcttctctcttctctctttttatatatagacatGGCCTAGTAGTAACAGTTCAACTTTAATCACTTAGAGCAATTTTGGTGTGGCACACCAAAGAATAAAAAggctaataagtaataacattTTTAGAGCAAGTGGAGTTAATCAACTATGAAAAGGCTAATCTTTTTAACCatgctttctctttttcttagcCGCACAATAAAAGAATCCTACTTTTCTAAGACTATTAATTAGTTCAAAAATGTGACTTTAAGAAATTGCGTCAGCTCACACCGAAAACTCCTTTTTTtaaattcagccaaaaaaaaaaaaaaggtacggCTTTGACTAATTAAAGTCGCactacacacacaaaaactaggagtccgtttggatacaactgAAAGTTGAAAACAccgtaaaaaaataatttttaaattggtaAATAGTACCTTGAAAcccacttttaattaaaaaaattgttgaaaagtacgtgaacagtgcgcgcacaaACGCTGAACGCTGGGCTATCCAAACCAACCTTAGGACTTGGAGGCTGTTTGAGGCAAATTGGTttgaaataataatgataattattTCAGAACAAACATCATAATAgatattgaattatcaaaaaaaaaaaaatcatggtagTGAAAATTTAGATGAAGTTGGTTAGGTGTTATGACattgttttgagaaatcttgaGATATGATTGTGAAACCATTACTTAGTGGTTTCAATTAATGGGTCGCATTCCTAGAGGAATtgggaaaaaaggaaaagaggagGAACCAACTTAACAATGGAACTAGGACCATGAGAAATACCGTATAATATTGATCTTCATTATAACGGAAAAGTAGCACTGGGGTGCTTTAGTTAATAGCATAGTATTACGTTAGAGTAGTTGATAGTTGATACTATGATGTTTTGATGTGTATGTTGATATTCATTTGAAAACTCACCGTTATAGGTTCTAGCTAGTGACTTTTGGAGCACACAGTGGAAAAGGCTTAATGTAAGTGGGACTTACACGCTACACCCTTTTGCATTATCAATATTTGTTGGTTAACCCATTTGGAtgttcaattttaatatttcttgAATGTTTTTAACGCATTGGAAGTCTCTTTacatttttattgttgatattcGTGACCCTTTTAGTTCATCACTTTGTTATAACTATTGAGCTACTGTCTTtgtgaaattaaatttgatctTGTTTATGTACTCCCTTCATAAAATCCCTTGCCATGAGATAATTTCAGTGACCCCGCCCATGGGGGTGCAATACATAAGCCATGATTTGAATCATGTGTTTGATGTTGTGGATGTGAATGTTGGGAATTAGGAGTTGATGGAggctatttatttttcaatgacCCTACCCGTGGGGGCAAAACACATGAGTAACTGTCCATGGAGTACTTCTTGAGAATTTAGGAtttcaagtgtaatttgaataAGATTGCTTTTGCAAGGAATTATCTAGATTTCTTGTTTATGTATAAATCTTGTGGAGTTTAGAGCAATTGGTTACTTTGGAAATTAGACGATTTATCATGTGCTTTTATTTTGGAGACTGAATTTATTTGCTTTAGAGATTTTCTATTGCAGATAATATATGGATTTCATGGATTGAAATTTTCAGGCATTACATTTATGGATCCCATCGGGCTCTAGACTAACTTTAGTTTACTTGTACTATACACATACTTGTCCAACTCTTATATTTCTTGTATTTCATTCATATGTCTTCCTATATAAAGGTGCTTCCTTTACCATTTATTCGCTTAATCACAGTGCTTATCATTTTTTCCCCGGTTCATATATAGACCAGCAAGTGTCTCTCTACCTGATTCGCTCAaaagaggaaaacaaaaaaacaataatggCAGAAGAACCGGTATATAGAACCGGATTAGCTATCGTGACAGAAAGCAGTGAGGGCAGgtcaaaagaagaaaaccaaaaaactaTAAGGGCAGAAGAACCGGTATATAGAACTGGATATGCTATCGTGACAGAAAGCAGTAAGGGCAATTCAAGCCAAAAATCTCTGAATGAATCGAGTAAGGTGGAGACTCCCAAAGACAAGTACAGTTGGACCCCAAAGACAAGTACAATTGGATGTTCAAGTAATTTTACCAAGCAGCATATAAGGCAGAAAAGTTCTTTGACAAACATAGAGGATGGTCTAAATTTACAGCCTTATGTTTTTTAATGGTCTCTCTCTTGGGGATTAGATTGTAATGGATTTCATTTTACTTTGATTAATTTCTTAGCAGTATTTTGATGGATCTAACTAGTTGtgacttttttgtttgatggATCTAAACCGTTTTATTTATTGGTATGAGACTTATGGTTTATCATTTGTGCCTATATATATGTCAAGTATAGCAGGAATTTTGATTATTGAATCGAAATCAGAAGAACTAAAGTGAGTTTTGTAGATTATCTTTATGGTAAAACCTAGAATATCATCTCTTAAGACAATAtgttgtgtgtagtataacttgcctcattctttcttaaaagttatCCTAACTTTTGAATGGAGTTGATGGTGTGCATTTTTGTTAGACTTAGAATTTCATCATCTCTCctctttgtttatttgtttcttaaaaaaaaaataaaaataaaaaaactgaattttttttaatatattttttttttttggagaatccaAAGTGTCCAAACTTAAGATTATATGACTAGTACTAGAATTTAGAGtgaactttatatatataattcaatagttaaagGGAGACAGAGCAAGTGTCAATTAGTTGAAGTGTTGAACTTCtactttattatattttgtactCCAAGGCACTCGAAAGGATTTTAAATTAGTACAATGATATGGACACAACAAtttattcttcctttttcttttaacaattgtaaattttgatTATACCAACATCACTTTCACAAAGTTTTAACACAAACATCATCATTTTATTAGTACTAATTAACATATCCCTCATTagtattaaaaaagattatgaaAATTAATGCTTTCTTAGTGTCTATTTGGGAAcagcttatttagttgaaactgaaaattttttactgtaaatacggtaaataaagataaaagttagttgaatagtatagtgagactcatgaatagtaccaaaaagtgcaataagacTCATAAATAGCAGCAAAAATGAGTTGGAAGcccaaataagctaaaaatttCAGCTCATCCCAAACGCATACTTGGacttgttatttattttatgaatctAAGTTGGCCACTAACTCATAGAGAGTCTCTCTCATAGAGCTGGTATCTCATGCGCCTGGCATATGAGAGATTTTTCCCTCTCATAATATAGACCACAAATGTGTTGGATTGGAAGGGTTGATGGATAATATTGGTAtagttaatttttgttatagagGAACTCTCTCTATAGTTGGTCTCAGAAAAGAAAGCTTCACTTATTTCCAAAGGCTGCTATAAAGAATTATctgattttgggtttggatcACTCTCCCATTATATTTCATTCTATAGGAGAATAGGGAGGTTTTCctaaatgaaatatttgggaTAATGCCTGTCTATTGGTCTCCTTGCCACTATGCTATTAAGATAAGAACTTTTAAGGCTGAAATTAAGAAATGGAATTGGGAAACATTGTATCTATACCTGAGAGAATTAAGTCTATCAAGCTTAAAATTGGAGAAGTGCAACCGCAGCCTCTCTTCCAAGCTAATGTTAATTTGGAAGTGACTCTTTGTGTTGAGGTGCAggttttgtaaataataataatagtaataaattgTCCCAATACTAATTGAAATCTTAAACGTGAAGTGGGCTTATCCATTAAATTCTCTGGGAGGCCATGGGACTCTTTGACCGCAAATTTCTCACATCCATTCAAATCCATTCAATTCAAGCTTAATCAGTTCCATGAACCATGGAACTGAGAAGTTCAAAAGTTGTTAGGAAGATTGAGTCTATCTAAATCCCCGAACTTATCATATTCTAAATGGCATATATATAAACCAGCAAGTGTCTCTCAACCTCACACACTCAAAAGGAAGGAGAAAAAACAATGGCAGAACATAGAATTGGCTATATTGGGGTTGTGACACCAAGCAGTAAGGGCAGTTCAAGCAAAAGAATGGCGAATGAATCGAGCGAAATGCAGAGTTCATCGCGTATGATCTACAAAGACAACTACAGCGGCTGTTCAAGTAAGTTTACAGAGCAGCACAAGGCTGAAGAGTTTGTGGACAAACATAGTGGAAGGTTGGGGTACAAAGAAGAGCTCAAGTACACTTCCACTAACAAGGTTAATGACAAGGTTCAAGGTTATACCACTGAGTATGAGACTCAAGTCAAGTTTAAGAAGACTGTTTACCCCAACAAGAGTACCTCAAAGTACAACAATAAAGGGATTGACTACTACTagatttctttattttcttggcTTTCTAGATCTACAGCTCTCTTGccttaggttttcttttttataatgtGTTCGCTCTTTCTAATGGGGAGTGGCTTGtaatggatttttattttacattgtGAATAATGTCAAAGCAGCATTTTGATGGATCTAACTAGTTGTGAATTTGGCTTTTGTGTGGATTGCTTATGgattgcttcttcttttttaacacAACAGTGGGTGATAATTATCTAATATATGAGATAAATATTTGGTGATATATAAACTAAACCATTTTGTAGATTGGATTGTTATTCATCATGTATTATCATTTTTGCCTATATATTTCAAGTATGGCTTGAATTTTGACTATCGAAAACGaaacagaaaaattaaaatcatgatTCACATTTTGGAAAGAAACGTCAGAATTTGAGTGTATACTACATTACTACATAATAGTATATTACGATAGATGCAGCCCAAGGCACTTAAAGTGTTTTAGTTTACTCTAATCattgaggaaaaaaatttcacaattgcATGTGTAAATTGTAAATTGCAATTAGACCAAATTCACTTTTATAAGTACCcatcatttcatttttcttttctttttttttttgaagtggcACCACTCAGTACAGTAGTTGTGTAGCTTGGGCTTGAATTCAATTGGGAAGGCAGGGGGCTTGTGCTTTTATTGGAGGAATGGTATGGACGTACGAGCCCATTCAAGCTTAATTAGAGTATGactagtgatttttttttcctgatccAGCCCACACATGTTTACAAAAGCTCAAAAAGATTTACAAGTGCTTGATTCAAACTTAATCGACACAAGCTCATGATTTTTGTGATCGATCCATTAgggtatattttatttttgaggaaagggtatattttaattaaaaagccTTATAACACAACTCGTCCTTCTGAATCTATTTAGTGGAGACATCTAGGTTTAAAATCCTCTTCCACTATTATTGtgattattgaattataaataataataacaataataaaaaatttaaaatttaaaaaagaataaaaaaaataaaaagctagaGGGGTGTACTAGCAGAAATTAAAGGAATCCTTCCAATACTATGGAAGCTTTCTTAGGAAACAAAAACATGGTATTCTCCAAGAAATTGCTCAAATATCATCAAATCATGTCTTAGACTCTTAGTCAACCACCATTATTATTGGAAGGTTGAGGTACATTTTCGATCGACTTAGGTCAATTCAGTTCAATTGGTCTAGTTCGGTCTACGGTGGTCTAGTTCGGTtcatttgctttattttttctatttagtCCTCTACGGTCCATTCagtctattcggtccacttcgTTCCAATCTTTCTATTTCAGTTCATTTTAGTCTATTCGGTCCATTGTATTTCACTTGTTCCATTTctatccactttggtccatttcaaATCATTTGATCCAATTCAGTCCACTCTGGTCCATTGGTCCACGTCAGTCCATTAGGTTCACTTTAGTGATAATTGCCGGAAGAGATTTGTGTAGAAAGAGAAACCGCTTCACTAACAATTATATCACATTCTCAACGCAATGTTAGTAGATTCttgataaaattacatttttcttatgttattaaaatcttgtatttttttctaatataaataataaatttacttACATCTgtgactaatatatatatagcttttttaaaatttaaaaaaaaaatctaactagTGCTCATTAATGCAATTGTACCAAGTAGATGCAACATTGAAAACAAGATATTATTTCCCAAGTTtgtacacttttatttttaaaattctattgtACAATGGCTTAAGGAAGATTTGAAAcccaatcaatcaatcaatatatataaacaaagatcTTATGTAGGAAAGTATAAGGTTCTACTAAGTAGCGCATTCTATACAAAGAGAATTAAAATATTCTCAAGTGTCACATCAGAAATAagatcaaattaaatattaactttttatttcatttggttcaatatttcaagatttttctaattaacaaataaatattctttgtatccttttgttcaatgtttcaaaacttttcatccctcacacatacacacaaaactctttgcattttaattcactATTTTCACCTTTTGCACTTCTTCTCCTTTATAAGTATTTACGCATAGCCCTTCATGTTATCCCATGTCAAATACACAGACAAAAAATGATATCATTTACTCTCAATCTTTCGACGACACCTACCTAGCTACAACCAAGGAATGAGAGCTTGTATTTTATATTGAATGACAACGgtaattacaattttaatgtTAAGATCGGACGTTATGGATTTGTGAGTTTTGTAAATGATGTGATTGACTGTGGGTgtttggaatatatatatatatatttagaattaagaaaaaagagagacacattctatatcaacttttattctataatattcttctaagttttttttttttaatttctcattacctaaattgaataattataatggatatatgtgtgtaatttataattattgttttttatgatgaactcatttctaataaatttctctaacaattatgttataatacatatataacaTTCTCCAAAACCATCTTATATAAAACACTACaacattatccgtgcatcgcacgagtAACTTATTAGTTCTTCTTAATATCAGAAATCAAATAAGTTATTTCATTGAAGTACAAGACTCTCTCTTGGTCAAGTTGTGCATTTGATcattgtataaaaaatttaattaacaattcTAAAAGTGCACTTGCTACACTTTGGACCTTCATGTTTAACATCTAGGTCCTTAAACATCTTCAAACTAAAATGCAATCTGAGATGTGATCTCCAGTACTATTTCTTCCAGAGGGTATCTTGTACCTTAATTATGTTTTGttcttatttctatttttatagtttttgttaACAAAGTGAGGGGAGAGGGATAGTAGTAGTTGAAGGTATTCAAGGCTTCAAGCTTACAAGGAAACTTATATCTAAATTTTCGGTGTAACCATTTACCATCAATTATAGCTTGCTCACAACACCCTATTGCATGGAAATCAGAATGAAATGTGGACGcattttatttcttcttaattAATAGAACGCCATTGATACTTTTTATAAACATATGTAGCCATTATCCATACGAATTTTTAATATGATTGGGATTTCTGAGGAGCAAATGGAGCTTTAAGTTGGAGAATCAGAAATATATAACAAGCAACTTTCATTAATTAGTGCCACAGCACAGTTTATAATTGGCAAGACACTGAGAAGGACATCAACATTATTATGCACACAATTTACAAAATGTGTTATCAAATTCTCCTGTCTTTCATGGTTTTATGATCATCACAAACCATAACTAGCCCCCCTTGCTATGTTTCACACTACAGATTGTAACCTAGTTCATACTCGTGAAATATCTGCTGAGAGTGAAGAACAGAAGTGGATTCCCAAGAGTTTAAGGATGCTGATCTTGCGTCGAAGTCATTCGTCGACCACCAAAGCACGCCATCCTTTGAAACATTCATTTCTTTGAAACAATCAAATTCAGCTATCTGATCTTCCTGTGGTACGAAATCCACAGTTTTGGTATTAAGAAAGTTATCTATTTCAGCTTGAAACACTGAAGCTTGAATTCCTGCATTAGACTGTTCTATACCATTTGCTTTCGGAACATGAGTGGAGTCCATTGAGTTGTTCTCATTGATGAAGGCAACTGAGTTGTCTGAGGATGATATACCATGTAAAGACTTCTCCAATTCATTTACTTTAGCAGCAGTTGGTGATTCATAAAAGCCAACATTTTGTCCTTGCACAGGTTGAGGACTAGGCAAGGCATGTTCCATGAGAGGGGTATTAGGAAACTCATTTAAAGATTGCAGGTTTTGGATCATTTTTTCTTGCAAGGGATGCAACTTTGGCCACAGAGCAGGATTGTTGTAGAAAGAGAGAGGGTTTTGAAGGCTTTGAAGTTGCATATGAAGTTGAAGTCTTTCAAAAGCCGAGCTGC
This genomic stretch from Castanea sativa cultivar Marrone di Chiusa Pesio chromosome 1, ASM4071231v1 harbors:
- the LOC142622486 gene encoding transcription factor MYB36, which gives rise to MGRAPCCDKANVKKGPWSPEEDAKLKAYIDQHGTGGNWIALPQKVGLKRCGKSCRLRWLNYLRPNIKHGGFSEEEDNIICSLYISIGSRWSIIAAQLPGRTDNDIKNYWNTRLKKKLLGRRKQSNMNNMSSMGGETKDANGQEDDSYSPGLSSSAFERLQLHMQLQSLQNPLSFYNNPALWPKLHPLQEKMIQNLQSLNEFPNTPLMEHALPSPQPVQGQNVGFYESPTAAKVNELEKSLHGISSSDNSVAFINENNSMDSTHVPKANGIEQSNAGIQASVFQAEIDNFLNTKTVDFVPQEDQIAEFDCFKEMNVSKDGVLWWSTNDFDARSASLNSWESTSVLHSQQIFHEYELGYNL